The following coding sequences are from one Methanococcoides orientis window:
- the htpX gene encoding zinc metalloprotease HtpX, producing MKNMFKTTLLLASLTGLLVIVGNLIGGTSGMIIAFAFAVILNFGSYWYSDKIVLKMYHAKEVTESESPKLYEIVRKLAMRADLPMPKVYIVETSMPNAFATGRDPKHAAVAATTGILNLLTPEEIEGVLAHELAHVKNRDTLISAVAATIAGVITMLATWARWAAIFGGIGGRDDNGGTNIVGFIALAIVAPLAATIIQLAISRSREFAADAEGARISQKPWALASALSKLESGAQNYHPRRNDVQPSENTAHMFIVNPLRGSKMMNLFRTHPTTEERIRRLNSM from the coding sequence ATGAAAAATATGTTTAAGACCACATTACTGCTGGCATCCCTGACAGGACTGCTGGTCATTGTAGGTAATCTTATTGGCGGCACTAGCGGAATGATCATAGCTTTTGCTTTTGCTGTCATCCTGAACTTCGGTAGTTACTGGTACAGTGACAAGATCGTCCTGAAGATGTACCATGCAAAAGAAGTAACAGAATCTGAAAGTCCTAAACTTTATGAGATCGTCCGCAAGCTTGCAATGCGTGCAGACCTTCCAATGCCTAAAGTTTACATTGTGGAAACATCCATGCCAAATGCATTCGCAACCGGAAGAGACCCAAAACATGCAGCTGTTGCAGCTACTACAGGCATCCTTAATCTTCTGACACCGGAAGAGATCGAAGGTGTACTGGCACACGAGCTTGCACACGTAAAGAACCGTGACACACTTATCAGTGCAGTTGCAGCGACCATTGCAGGTGTTATAACAATGCTTGCAACATGGGCAAGGTGGGCTGCTATCTTTGGAGGCATCGGAGGAAGGGACGACAATGGAGGAACCAATATCGTAGGATTCATTGCACTCGCAATTGTGGCACCACTCGCTGCGACCATAATCCAGCTTGCGATATCCCGTTCACGTGAGTTCGCAGCAGATGCAGAAGGAGCACGCATATCACAGAAACCATGGGCACTTGCCAGCGCGCTCTCCAAACTGGAGTCAGGTGCACAGAACTACCACCCTCGCAGGAATGATGTACAACCATCCGAGAATACGGCACATATGTTTATCGTCAACCCTCTGAGAGGTAGCAAAATGATGAATCTTTTCAGGACACATCCAACCACAGAAGAAAGGATCCGTCGTTTGAACTCAATGTAA
- a CDS encoding DUF488 domain-containing protein, translating to MDEDARCYTVGYGNRSLEEFIDILQQYDLSYLVDIRSYPHSVREEFNKENLEIVLPKYNIVYSHCPGLGGLREESYINYIGTDEFREYFKKLIGKIKEVNSNGSDVVLMCAEKNPKNCHRYKLSNELESSGIRVIHLTNPGQADLFSF from the coding sequence ATGGATGAAGATGCCCGATGCTATACCGTTGGATATGGAAACAGGTCACTGGAAGAATTTATCGACATTCTACAACAGTATGACCTCTCCTATCTGGTTGATATTCGAAGCTATCCGCATTCGGTACGTGAAGAGTTCAATAAAGAGAACCTCGAGATAGTATTGCCGAAATATAATATTGTTTATTCCCATTGTCCCGGGCTTGGAGGCTTACGGGAAGAAAGTTATATCAATTATATCGGAACGGATGAGTTCCGGGAATATTTCAAAAAATTGATTGGCAAGATAAAAGAAGTAAATAGCAACGGCTCTGATGTTGTCCTTATGTGTGCTGAGAAAAATCCGAAGAACTGCCACAGGTATAAGCTATCAAATGAGCTGGAATCCAGTGGAATAAGAGTTATCCACCTGACCAATCCCGGCCAGGCAGACCTTTTCAGTTTCTAA
- a CDS encoding thymidylate synthase, whose amino-acid sequence MTQDAAIGRIIKAQTISDAWYRGLNVIWNHGKVITDERGSQIREFMNLMVVIDDPYRDEIPADIAWNHERLEEYAKQLITGENAQDFEYTYGQRLRNWDEKTDQIAYVIEKLKNNKTTRRATAVTWIPTVDTHVDEVPCMILDDFKIRDEKVHLTTVFRSHDFAGAYPANLYGLSKLLEYVAEHVGLEAGTITTMSISAHIYDHDWDKIENIVKGVQ is encoded by the coding sequence ATGACGCAGGATGCGGCAATTGGAAGGATCATAAAAGCTCAGACCATCAGTGATGCATGGTACCGCGGACTCAATGTAATATGGAATCACGGCAAGGTCATTACAGATGAGAGAGGAAGCCAGATACGAGAGTTCATGAACCTGATGGTCGTGATAGATGATCCGTACAGGGATGAGATCCCTGCAGATATAGCATGGAACCATGAAAGGCTGGAAGAATATGCAAAGCAGCTTATCACCGGCGAAAATGCACAGGATTTCGAATATACATACGGCCAGAGGCTTCGCAACTGGGATGAAAAAACAGACCAGATCGCATATGTAATTGAAAAACTGAAGAACAACAAAACGACACGAAGGGCTACAGCAGTCACATGGATCCCAACTGTGGATACCCATGTTGATGAAGTACCCTGCATGATACTTGACGATTTTAAGATCAGGGATGAAAAGGTCCACCTGACAACAGTATTCCGCAGCCACGACTTTGCAGGGGCTTATCCCGCCAATCTCTATGGCCTTTCCAAGCTTCTTGAGTACGTTGCCGAACATGTGGGACTGGAAGCTGGAACCATCACCACGATGAGCATCTCTGCACATATATATGACCATGACTGGGACAAGATAGAGAACATTGTAAAAGGAGTGCAATAA